A genomic stretch from Arachis stenosperma cultivar V10309 chromosome 3, arast.V10309.gnm1.PFL2, whole genome shotgun sequence includes:
- the LOC130968772 gene encoding suppressor of mec-8 and unc-52 protein homolog 2-like, which produces MTASKKNYKEKPIRRKEEKPEEPETPKYRDRAKERREDQNPDYEPTELAFHAVAPPGTVDLRSADAHKLSIEKSKYLGGDVEHTHLVKGLDYALLNKVRSEIDKKPDSVDDVEGKPRASKEDQQVSIRTSTAKSVYQWIVKPQTIIKTNEMFLPGRMTFIFNMESGYAHDIPTTLHRSKADCPVPEEMVTVSVDGSVLDRIAKIMSYLRLGSSGKVLKKKKKEKDAKGKNLAVGNGYDEENSSKVEGGRAKNQTEREFIPPPPPPSKKSHANSGEKQGPAVARAEDDDIFVGEGVEYDVPGKDLSQSPLSEDMEESPRNKDKPSYFAEPTYGPVPPAALPQAWQESNEYDVMQTQALAGGYQGEWQEYQYAEQLAYPDQYLQQDMQTYDLQAGLDMPQDPRFMTQEEKDRGLGSVFKRDDQRLQQLREKDAREKDPNFISESYSECYPGYQEYNREIVDSDDEDDLSKMDMGGRAKGRLHRWDFETEEEWATYNEQKEAMPKAAFQFGVKMQDGRKTRKQNKDQKLNNELHKINKILARKKMEKDMDGDGGGPHYDDEVQPGKKLRI; this is translated from the exons ATGACTGCTTCGAAGAAGAATTACAAAGAGAAACCTATACGTCGCAA GGAAGAGAAACCAGAAGAACCAGAAACACCAAAATATAGAGATCGTGCTAAAGAGCGTAGAGAAGATCAAAATCCTGATTATGAGCCTACAGAGCTGGCATTTCACGCTGTTGCTCCTCCTGGTACTGTAGATTTAAG GTCAGCTGATGCACACAAATTATCCATTGAAAAGAGCAAGTACCTTGGAG GTGATGTGGAGCACACACATTTGGTCAAAGGTTTGGATTATGCATTGCTGAACAAAGTTAGAAGTGAGATTGACAAGAAGCCAGATTCTGTGGATGATGTTGAGGGGAAACCTAG AGCATCTAAGGAAGACCAACAAGTCTCAATTCGCACATCAACTGCAAAG TCAGTTTATCAGTGGATAGTGAAGCCTCAGACCATCATAAAGACAAATGAAATGTTCCTTCCAGGTCGAATGACATTTATTTTTAACATG GAGAGTGGATATGCTCATGATATTCCAACGACCTTGCACCGTAGTAAGGCTGATTGTCCAGTACCGGAG GAAATGGTTACAGTTAGCGTTGATGGATCTGTTCTAGATCGGATTGCTAAAATAATGTCATATCTTCGTCTTGGCTCTTCTGGGAAGgttttgaagaagaaaaagaaggaaaaagatgCAAAAG GAAAGAATTTGGCTGTTGGTAATGGATATGATGAAGAGAATTCATCAAAGGTTGAAGGTGGGAGGGCAAAGAATCAAACTGAAAGAGAGTTCatcccaccaccaccacctccatCGAAGAAAAGTCATGCTAATTCAGGAGAGAAACAAGGCCCAGCTGTTGCTAGAGCAGAAGATGATGACATCTTTGTTGGTGAGGGTGTGGAGTATGACGTACCTGGCAAAGACTTGAGCCAAAGTCCTCTCTCTGAGGACATGGAAGAGTCTCCTAGGAACAAGGACAAACCTTCATATTTTGCTGAACCTACTTATGGTCCTGTGCCACCTGCTGCACTCCCTCAAGCATGGCAAGAATCG AATGAATATGATGTTATGCAAACACAAGCCTTGGCTGGTGGCTACCAAGGAGAGTGGCAGGAGTACCAGTATGCTGAACAGCTGGCTTACCCTGATCAATACCTTCAGCAAGATATGCAGACTTATGATTTGCAAGCGGGTTTAGATATGCCACAAGATCCGCGTTTTATGACACAAGAAGAGAAAGATCGAGGTTTGGGATCAGTATTTAAGCGAGATGATCAGAGACTTCAACAACTGAGGGAGAAAGATGCCCGAGAAAAAGACCCCAATTTCATTTCTGAGAGTTATTCTGAATGTTACCCCGGGTATCAAGAATATAACCGTGAAATAGTGGATAGTGATGATGAAGATGACTTGTCCAAAATGGATATGGGTGGGAGG GCAAAGGGTCGACTTCATCGTTGGGACTTTGAGACCGAAGAGGAATGGGCCACTTACAATGAGCAGAAGGAAGCAATGCCAAAGGCTGCATTCCAGTTTGGTGTGAAGATGCAAGATGGCCGGAAGACGCGGAAGCAGAACAAGGACCAGAAGCTCAATAACGAACTGCACAAGATCAATAAGATACTTGCCAGAAAGAAGATGGAAAAGGATATGGACGGTGATGGTGGGGGCCCCCACTATGATGATGAGGTACAACCTGGAAAGAAGCTTCGAATATGA